GGGGTTCACAGTATCTTAGCCGGATAGGAGAACCCCGCTGCTGCCCGTAGGCATGTAGTGATGGCTTGAGCATTCATAAAAAGCTTCCCTCATGCTTTCGGATCATCGCCAGCAAGGGGAGTGAGATCGTGAAAAAACCTTTGATCATTTCTTCATTGCTATTCGTATTGGCAGTGATGATGATGGCGGGAACGGCCAGCGGCTACTATTACTGTGCAGAGTACGTGATGGATTATCACGGCCATGCGGCCAATCTCTATTTATCCGGCCTCGATGCACAGGGATTTTACGACGAGATGTACTGGTTGCCTAACTGGAATCCGAAATTCCCGCTGATGGGTAATGACTCAGCCTGGGAGAAGCACTGGAAGGATCCCTCCGTCATGGGTGGCATCGACAGTGAATGGGTCGACAGCGCACACTTCGCGTACTTCTCCGGACATGGGAGTGAAGTGGGCTTGGAGTTTGGGACCATGAATGACGACTATACATGCCAGTATCTCGACGCGAAGTGGGGCAACACCCAATTGGATTGGGTGGCTCTCGATGCCTGCAAGATCCTCAACGAGACCACTTTCGGGTACTGGATGGGAGTCCTCCATTCA
The sequence above is drawn from the Methanomicrobiales archaeon genome and encodes:
- a CDS encoding DUF6345 domain-containing protein produces the protein MKKPLIISSLLFVLAVMMMAGTASGYYYCAEYVMDYHGHAANLYLSGLDAQGFYDEMYWLPNWNPKFPLMGNDSAWEKHWKDPSVMGGIDSEWVDSAHFAYFSGHGSEVGLEFGTMNDDYTCQYLDAKWGNTQLDWVALDACKILNETTFGYWMGVLHSVVCTPYWASILKVVDLQTEARYSSGTWLAHMATRRRQLKRHGSMQQI